The Synechococcus sp. CC9605 sequence TGAAGAACGGAGGCCGGCGGATGCTGAGCAGTGGTGGTGCCCGCTCCAGCCAGCGCAAACGTCACCGCACCCGTCGCATTGTGCGCAGCCTGCGTGACGGTGTGGTGGGATTCGGTTGGCTCTCCAAGCTGTTGCGGGAACGATGACGTTCCTGCTGATCAGCGATGGAGTGCTGGAGCATTCCGCCTGCTGGCTGATGGCGGAAGCGCTGGAGCAACAGGGGCTGCGCTGCATCACGGCAGGGCCTCCGCTGCAGGGACACCAACCTCTGACCACACCCGCACCTCAGCTGAGCATCGACCTGGCTCAGCTGCCCGCTCACCCTTTGTTGGAGCAGGTCACAGCCATCGGCCTCTTCCTGCAGAACCCGGACGAGATCCCACGCTTCATCAAGACCTATCAAAACCTCTGCAGGGCAGTCGGACGGATGCCAGCGGCGTTGTTCAGCGGCCCCCTCGTGCCTTTGGTGGGGGATGCCCTGATTCAGGATCTCAGCCTGCGCCTGGGGTGTGATCTTCTGCTGGTGAGCGGCGAGCACCAACGCCGACAACTCCGATCGCTCACCTTCAACTGGCCCATAAGCCTTCGTGTTCCCCCTGTGATCTGCACAGGCTTCTGGTTCCCTCAGGACGCACCATGTGCCCCAACCCAGAAGCCCCTGCTGTTGGCCTTGATCCAGGAGCGGATCCCCACCCATCTGGGAGCCCATGAGCATTTGCTTCGCCAACTCAACAGCTGGGCGCGGCAACGGCCGAACTGGACCGTGATGGTGCAACACGACCACAGCTGGAGCGCAACGACAACGCTGATGGCCAGCGATGAACCCTTGGCCGACAACCTGTTGGAAGCGGCCCCTGGCCAACTTCTGCCACTGCTGGGGTCCTGCACCGCCTGCCTCACGGTGAGCTCGCCATGGAGCCTGGCGGCGATGGCCTGGGGCCGGATCCCGA is a genomic window containing:
- a CDS encoding DUF6716 putative glycosyltransferase, yielding MTFLLISDGVLEHSACWLMAEALEQQGLRCITAGPPLQGHQPLTTPAPQLSIDLAQLPAHPLLEQVTAIGLFLQNPDEIPRFIKTYQNLCRAVGRMPAALFSGPLVPLVGDALIQDLSLRLGCDLLLVSGEHQRRQLRSLTFNWPISLRVPPVICTGFWFPQDAPCAPTQKPLLLALIQERIPTHLGAHEHLLRQLNSWARQRPNWTVMVQHDHSWSATTTLMASDEPLADNLLEAAPGQLLPLLGSCTACLTVSSPWSLAAMAWGRIPIIVGDYGIHDEQNTTGFFGCGAMHRLRSIPHLDAVRELPMANQAWLDGNGADITDGPQRLARALSDLALREEP